From one Actinomycetota bacterium genomic stretch:
- the pgsA gene encoding CDP-diacylglycerol--glycerol-3-phosphate 3-phosphatidyltransferase, translating into MGWPNIITGFRIALVPVLVVLVLAKSNAASYAAAAVFVAGGLSDGLDGYLARRHGMTTRTGAWLDPLSDKFLVAAPVLTLTALGEFPVWGAVIILAREAAVIGLRAFRGTRGTSMPASDIAKIKTGAQLVAITLYLLPLHGANSARLAALSVAVAITVYSGLDYFLHAPRPPAPS; encoded by the coding sequence GTGGGCTGGCCCAACATCATCACGGGCTTTCGCATCGCGCTGGTCCCCGTGCTGGTGGTCCTGGTCCTGGCGAAGTCGAATGCCGCTTCCTACGCTGCGGCCGCCGTGTTCGTGGCGGGCGGGCTGTCCGACGGGCTGGACGGCTACCTGGCCCGACGCCATGGCATGACCACCCGCACGGGGGCGTGGCTCGACCCCCTGTCCGACAAGTTCCTGGTGGCCGCGCCGGTCCTCACCCTCACGGCCCTGGGGGAGTTCCCGGTGTGGGGGGCCGTGATCATCCTGGCCCGGGAGGCGGCCGTGATCGGCCTGCGGGCTTTCCGGGGAACCCGGGGTACCTCCATGCCGGCCTCCGACATCGCCAAGATCAAGACCGGCGCGCAGCTGGTGGCCATCACGCTGTACCTGCTGCCGCTGCACGGGGCGAACAGCGCGCGCCTCGCCGCGCTGTCGGTCGCGGTGGCCATCACGGTCTACTCCGGGCTGGACTACTTCCTCCACGCGCCCCGGCCGCCGGCGCCGTCGTGA
- the thpR gene encoding RNA 2',3'-cyclic phosphodiesterase, whose amino-acid sequence MARDRAARPEGRPLRMFIATEVPEAVRERLAEATRPWHGRVDGARWVTPDNWHVTMKFLGSVYPRLMEWVTQQVRAAATAGEPFTTALTELGAVPSARRARVLWAGLEDPGGVFAGLAGTLDGLLEREFEPEKRAFTPHLTVARFKVQGPLPEDLMGTVVRSGPFPVEHLTLYRSHLQRPAARYEALESFPLGG is encoded by the coding sequence ATGGCGCGGGACCGGGCCGCACGTCCCGAAGGTCGACCCCTGCGCATGTTCATCGCCACCGAGGTCCCGGAGGCGGTGCGGGAGCGACTGGCCGAGGCCACCCGCCCGTGGCACGGCCGCGTCGACGGTGCTCGGTGGGTGACCCCCGACAACTGGCACGTGACCATGAAGTTCCTGGGCAGCGTGTACCCGCGGCTGATGGAATGGGTGACGCAGCAGGTCCGAGCGGCGGCCACGGCGGGGGAGCCCTTCACCACGGCGCTCACGGAGCTGGGGGCGGTCCCGTCCGCCCGCCGGGCCCGGGTCCTGTGGGCGGGGCTGGAGGACCCCGGGGGCGTGTTCGCCGGGCTGGCGGGCACGCTCGATGGCCTCCTGGAACGGGAGTTCGAACCAGAGAAGCGGGCGTTCACGCCGCACCTGACCGTGGCCCGGTTCAAGGTGCAGGGCCCGCTGCCGGAGGATCTGATGGGGACCGTCGTCCGCAGCGGCCCGTTCCCCGTCGAGCACCTCACGCTGTACCGGAGCCACCTCCAGCGCCCCGCGGCGCGCTACGAGGCCCTGGAAAGCTTCCCCCTCGGCGGCTGA
- a CDS encoding helix-turn-helix domain-containing protein has translation MPATMTGIGPALRQARRSLNKSLEEASRDTRIRPEYLRALEAESFHAMGEEVYVRSFLRSYSSYLGLDPDKVMAAYARFAPAPPEEPPPPVPAAVQERGLPVLHRHGNWKLAVVLAVVLIGVFGAVGLLSRSSPVPAAGAFRTKAAASAPSPPLTYVTVSLSTDKAVRAVVVTVDGAPGFSGTLQPAKRLSFQGTSLIHVWIPVGGAVDVVANGHDLGTPGDGKSPFEWSFKPQDFRGTPSANGP, from the coding sequence TTGCCAGCGACCATGACGGGGATCGGGCCGGCGCTTCGGCAGGCCCGCCGATCCCTCAACAAGAGCCTCGAAGAGGCCAGCCGAGACACCAGGATCCGCCCCGAGTACCTGCGAGCCCTCGAGGCCGAGTCCTTCCATGCCATGGGCGAGGAGGTCTACGTTCGGAGCTTCCTCCGTTCGTACTCCTCCTACCTGGGGCTCGACCCCGACAAGGTCATGGCCGCGTACGCGAGGTTCGCGCCGGCGCCCCCGGAGGAACCTCCGCCGCCCGTTCCCGCCGCCGTCCAGGAGCGGGGCCTGCCGGTGCTGCACCGGCACGGCAACTGGAAGCTCGCCGTCGTCCTGGCCGTCGTGCTGATCGGGGTGTTCGGGGCCGTCGGGCTGCTTTCCCGCTCCAGCCCCGTTCCCGCGGCCGGCGCGTTCAGGACGAAGGCCGCTGCCAGCGCCCCCTCCCCACCGCTCACCTACGTGACCGTGTCGCTGTCCACGGACAAGGCCGTCCGGGCCGTGGTGGTCACCGTGGACGGCGCGCCGGGGTTCTCGGGAACGCTCCAGCCGGCCAAGCGGCTGTCGTTCCAGGGCACCAGCCTCATCCACGTGTGGATTCCTGTGGGCGGCGCTGTGGACGTCGTCGCCAACGGACACGACCTGGGGACGCCGGGGGACGGCAAGTCCCCGTTCGAGTGGTCGTTCAAGCCGCAGGACTTCCGAGGGACGCCATCAGCGAACGGTCCATAG
- a CDS encoding competence/damage-inducible protein A: MRAEIVGIGTEILLGQIANSNARWMSERLAGIGVDVLHHQAVGDNVERIGDAFRLALSRADVVIATGGLGPTQDDITRDAIGLALDVRLVRHPEIEELLREKFRGLGRPMPEINLVQADVPEGARYIVPERGTAPGLACPAGDGKTLYAVPGVPAEMREMMEGTILPELAASAGPATIVSRVVRCTGISESRVSEIVADLFHGSTNPTVAYLASSGEVKVRLTAKAPTREEAEALIRPVEEEVVRRLGPAVFTTGDEELEAVVGGLLRSAGKTVACAESLTGGSLAARFTAVPGSSDYFFGSAVCYTKEAKRSVLGVSQRTLDGPGVVSEECAREMAAGARRLFGANLAVSLTGVAGPEPHGGQPPGTVWVAVDAGEAQRARTFRAPGDREQVIRWAQQAALDMVRRHLEGTLSD; this comes from the coding sequence GTGAGGGCGGAGATCGTCGGGATCGGCACGGAGATCCTGCTCGGGCAGATCGCGAACTCGAACGCCCGGTGGATGTCGGAGCGGTTGGCCGGGATCGGCGTCGACGTCCTGCACCACCAGGCGGTGGGCGACAACGTGGAGCGGATCGGGGACGCGTTCCGTCTGGCGCTGTCCCGGGCGGACGTGGTGATCGCGACCGGCGGGCTGGGGCCGACCCAGGACGACATCACCCGTGACGCCATCGGGCTCGCGCTGGACGTCCGACTGGTCCGGCATCCCGAGATCGAGGAGCTCCTGCGGGAGAAGTTCCGCGGCCTCGGCCGGCCCATGCCGGAGATCAACCTGGTGCAGGCCGACGTCCCAGAGGGAGCCCGCTACATCGTGCCGGAGCGAGGGACGGCCCCCGGCCTGGCCTGCCCGGCCGGCGACGGGAAGACGCTGTACGCGGTCCCCGGTGTCCCCGCCGAGATGCGGGAGATGATGGAGGGGACCATCCTTCCCGAGCTCGCCGCGTCGGCCGGGCCCGCCACCATCGTGTCGCGGGTCGTTCGCTGCACGGGCATCTCCGAGTCGCGGGTGTCCGAGATCGTCGCCGACCTGTTCCACGGGTCCACGAATCCGACGGTGGCCTATCTGGCCTCCTCCGGGGAGGTGAAGGTGCGCCTGACCGCCAAGGCCCCGACGCGGGAGGAAGCCGAGGCGCTGATCCGGCCGGTCGAGGAGGAGGTCGTGCGACGGCTGGGGCCGGCGGTGTTCACCACCGGCGACGAGGAACTGGAGGCGGTCGTGGGCGGGTTGCTGCGATCCGCCGGCAAGACGGTCGCCTGCGCGGAGTCGCTCACCGGAGGAAGCCTGGCCGCGAGGTTCACCGCGGTGCCGGGGTCCTCCGACTACTTCTTCGGCTCCGCCGTCTGCTACACGAAGGAGGCGAAGCGCTCGGTGCTCGGGGTCTCCCAGCGGACCCTGGACGGCCCGGGGGTGGTGAGCGAGGAGTGCGCCCGGGAGATGGCCGCCGGCGCCCGGCGGCTGTTCGGGGCGAACCTGGCCGTCTCGCTCACCGGCGTGGCCGGGCCGGAGCCGCACGGGGGCCAGCCGCCGGGAACCGTGTGGGTGGCCGTCGACGCGGGGGAGGCGCAGCGCGCCCGGACGTTTCGGGCCCCGGGGGACCGGGAGCAGGTCATCCGGTGGGCCCAGCAGGCCGCCCTCGACATGGTCCGGCGCCATCTCGAGGGGACACTGTCGGACTGA